One Coffea arabica cultivar ET-39 chromosome 5e, Coffea Arabica ET-39 HiFi, whole genome shotgun sequence DNA segment encodes these proteins:
- the LOC113690129 gene encoding nucleotide-sugar uncharacterized transporter 2-like isoform X1 yields the protein MDFFGSSPGNDVKRFIKRKDSDAGEAGRALEELRSSLYNEFRTSEGAKRQQERYCGPSAAMTFNFTVAVSIILGNKLVMGRVGFNYPIFLTLIHYSTAWILLAIFKALSLLPVSPPSRSTPFSSLFSLGAVMAFASGLANISLKHNSVGFYQMAKIAVTPTIVIAEFILFRKAISFKKVLALVLVSVGVAVATVTDVEFNLFGAVVAIAWIVPSAINKILWSNLQQQGNWTALALMWKTTPVTVLFLLTLMPWLDPPGVLSFKWNVHNATAILISALLGFLLQLSGALALGATSATSHVVLGQFKTCVILLAGYVVFGSDPGPLSLCGAVAALAGMSVYTLLNLRESHEKEGSLLQKQNLPSQKPKTVEEDMNEANAGTTSGSNSV from the exons ATGGACTTCTTCGGTTCTTCGCCGGGAAATGACGTCAAAAGATTTATCAAACGAAAGGATAGTGATGCAGGCGAAGCAG GCCGTGCATTGGAAGAACTCAGAAGTTCCCTCTACAACGAGTTTCGGACTTCAGAGGGCGCCAAACGTCAACAGGAACGATACTGTGGACCTAGTGCAGCAATGACCTTCAACTTTACGGTTGCTGTGTCGATAATTCTGGGGAACAAATTA GTTATGGGCAGAGTTGGATTTAACTACCCAATATTCCTTACTTTGATTCACTACTCTACTGCCTGGATTTTACTAGCCATTTTCAAGGCACTTTCCTTGCTTCCGGTTTCTCCTCCTTCTCGATCTACTCCATTCTCTTCACTTTTCTCTTTGGGTGCAGTCATGGCTTTTGCTTCTGGCCTTGCCAATATTAGCCTAAAGCATAACAG TGTTGGATTTTATCAGATGGCTAAAATTGCCGTCACTCCAACTATTGTGATAGCGGAGTTCATTCTTTTCAGAAAAGCAATATCTTTTAAGAAG GTTCTCGCTCTAGTTCTTGTCTCAGTAGGTGTAGCAGTTGCAACTGTAACGGACGTGGAATTCAATTTGTTTGGCGCTGTTGTTGCAATAGCTTGGATTGTTCCAAGTGCTATAAATAAGATCCTCTGGTCTAACCTCCAGCAGCAAGGCAACTGGACTGCTCTAGC GTTAATGTGGAAGACCACCCCGGTCACAGTGCTCTTCTTACTAACTCTTATGCCATGGTTGGATCCGCCTGGAGTTTTGTCCTTCAAATGGAATGTCCATAACGCGACTGCCATTCTTATATCGGCTTTGCTTGGCTTTCTCCTGCAACTTTCTGGAGCTTTGGCACTTGG TGCGACTTCTGCAACCTCACATGTCGTTTTAGGGCAATTCAAAACTTGTGTCATTCTTTTAGCAGGGTACGTAGTATTCGGTTCGGATCCAGGGCCACTTAGTCTTTGTGGTGCCGTAGCTGCTCTTGCTGGAATGTCAGTCTACACCTTGCTTAATCTAAGGGAATCACATGAGAAAGAGGGTAGTTTACTTCAAAAGCAAAATCTTCCTTCTCAAAAACCCAAAACAGTTGAGGAAGACATGAATGAGGCAAATGCAGGCACTACCTCCGGCTCCAATTCTGTCTGA
- the LOC113690129 gene encoding nucleotide-sugar uncharacterized transporter 2-like isoform X2: MDFFGSSPGNDVKRFIKRKDSDAGEAGRALEELRSSLYNEFRTSEGAKRQQERYCGPSAAMTFNFTVAVSIILGNKLVMGRVGFNYPIFLTLIHYSTAWILLAIFKALSLLPVSPPSRSTPFSSLFSLGAVMAFASGLANISLKHNSVGFYQMAKIAVTPTIVIAEFILFRKAISFKKVLALVLVSVGVAVATVTDVEFNLFGAVVAIAWIVPSAINKILWSNLQQQGNWTALALMWKTTPVTVLFLLTLMPWLDPPGVLSFKWNVHNATAILISALLGFLLQLSGALALGVRSIRFGSRAT, from the exons ATGGACTTCTTCGGTTCTTCGCCGGGAAATGACGTCAAAAGATTTATCAAACGAAAGGATAGTGATGCAGGCGAAGCAG GCCGTGCATTGGAAGAACTCAGAAGTTCCCTCTACAACGAGTTTCGGACTTCAGAGGGCGCCAAACGTCAACAGGAACGATACTGTGGACCTAGTGCAGCAATGACCTTCAACTTTACGGTTGCTGTGTCGATAATTCTGGGGAACAAATTA GTTATGGGCAGAGTTGGATTTAACTACCCAATATTCCTTACTTTGATTCACTACTCTACTGCCTGGATTTTACTAGCCATTTTCAAGGCACTTTCCTTGCTTCCGGTTTCTCCTCCTTCTCGATCTACTCCATTCTCTTCACTTTTCTCTTTGGGTGCAGTCATGGCTTTTGCTTCTGGCCTTGCCAATATTAGCCTAAAGCATAACAG TGTTGGATTTTATCAGATGGCTAAAATTGCCGTCACTCCAACTATTGTGATAGCGGAGTTCATTCTTTTCAGAAAAGCAATATCTTTTAAGAAG GTTCTCGCTCTAGTTCTTGTCTCAGTAGGTGTAGCAGTTGCAACTGTAACGGACGTGGAATTCAATTTGTTTGGCGCTGTTGTTGCAATAGCTTGGATTGTTCCAAGTGCTATAAATAAGATCCTCTGGTCTAACCTCCAGCAGCAAGGCAACTGGACTGCTCTAGC GTTAATGTGGAAGACCACCCCGGTCACAGTGCTCTTCTTACTAACTCTTATGCCATGGTTGGATCCGCCTGGAGTTTTGTCCTTCAAATGGAATGTCCATAACGCGACTGCCATTCTTATATCGGCTTTGCTTGGCTTTCTCCTGCAACTTTCTGGAGCTTTGGCACTTGG GGTACGTAGTATTCGGTTCGGATCCAGGGCCACTTAG